A genome region from Populus alba chromosome 3, ASM523922v2, whole genome shotgun sequence includes the following:
- the LOC118029174 gene encoding uncharacterized protein, whose protein sequence is MEGKRKRPFLEDIEDDDKSNKQKKVRFPKGKKVKSVDERVDRGKAEEEGPSDLKDPRLAAKERAMLRNLITDEGFSGHINDASAAEVAYEENENFVEDGIQIEPFNLEREREEGYFDAEGNFVEYINENEIKDAWLDSVQVHERYVGKTSVASINEDDEKDDGRDLSSEEIGMMKSRIANLLEPGETVLQALRRLKGRSNKSKEKMSTETQLLFDQLTEDANKLLDHGEYNVYHDKQEVFKREAEGYERLALARGKVAAISEGLENSGNGMEKGLSSGVTGLGTASSAPSDVDVGPSIPSVSTAEISGCDGDAFDMFGDDEDNATAIASQQSSDGLNAISGAGSLQNDYVYDETSGYYYSSSLGYYYDPSTGLYCQATSGQWYSFNEETGTYNEIQEVASNAN, encoded by the exons ATGGAGGGCAAGCGAAAGCGCCCGTTCCTTGAAGACATTGAAGACGATGACAAATCCAACAA gcAGAAGAAGGTTAGATTTCCTAAAGGGAAGAAGGTGAAGAGTGTGGATGAAAGAGTTGACAGGGGCAAAGCTGAAGAAGAAGGTCCAAGTGACTTGAAGGATCCTCGTCTCGCAGCCAAGGAGCGTGCGATGCTTCGCAATCTGATCACCGATGAAGGTTTTAGTGGACATATTAATGATGCCTCTGCTGCTGAAGTCGCTTATGAG GAAAATGAGAATTTCGTGGAAGATGGGATTCAGATAGAACCGTTTAatctcgagagagagagagaagaaggttATTTTGATGCTGAGGGAAATTTCGTGgaatatataaatgaaaatgaaatcaaG GATGCGTGGCTGGATAGTGTTCAAGTTCATGAAAGATATGTTGGAAAAACCTCTGTGGCAAGTATTAATGAAGATGATGAGAAAGATGATGGCCGTGACCTATCTTCTGAAGAAATTGGAATGATGAAGAGCCGGATTGCCAACTTGCTTGAGCCGGGAGAAACG GTTTTGCAAGCTTTGAGAAGGTTGAAAGGAAGATCAAATAAGAGCAAGGAGAAGATGTCCACTGAGACACAACTTCTGTTTGACCAGCTAACTGAAGATGCCAACAAGCTGTTGGATCATGGCGAGTACA ATGTATATCACGACAAGCAAGAGGTTTTCAAGCGTGAGGCAG AAGGATATGAAAGATTAGCTTTAGCTAGGGGGAAGGTGGCAGCCATCAGTGAAGGCCTGGAGAATTCTGGTAATGGCATGGAGAAGGGCTTGTCCTCTGGTGTGACTGGTCTTGGCACGGCCTCGTCAGCTCCCTCTGATGTGGACGTGGGTCCTTCAATCCCAAGTGTATCTACTGCAGAGATCTCAGGCTGTGATGGTGATGCATTTGACATGTTTGGGGATGATGAGGATAATGCCACTGCTATTGCAAGTCAGCAATCATCAGATGGTCTTAATGCCATTTCTGGAG CTGGATCTTTGCAAAATGATTATGTCTATGACGAGACTTCTGG TTACTACTACAGCAGCAGTTTGGGATATTATTATGACCCATCTACAGGACTGTACTGCCAGGCAACATCAGGGCAATG GTACTCCTTCAATGAGGAAACTGGCACGTACAACGAAATTCAGGAGGTTGCATCCAATGCAAACTAA
- the LOC118029068 gene encoding uncharacterized protein isoform X1, whose product MSHFGRSGPPDIADTYSLLVLNITFRTTADDLFPLFDKYGKVVDIFIPRDRRTGESRGFAFVRYKYADEAQKAVERLDGRVVDGREITVQFAKYGPKAERIHKGRIVETPSKSRHRSRSRSPRRRYRDDSRDRDSRKRSRSRSRDRDRSDRDRYRAKDKDYRRRSRSRSASPDYSRGRGRSRYDDERRSSSRSRDSLSPRRSLEPRRSYSPRKNSPVKGESPDRRSRDGGSPIPRSASPRGRPAASRSPSPRNSDVDE is encoded by the exons ATGTCTCACTTCGGCAGGTCTGGCCCTCCAGACATCGCCGACACATACTCTCTTCTCGTCCTCAACATCACCTTCC GCACTACTGCTGATGATCTGTTTCCGCTATTCGACAAGTACGGCAAGGTTGTTGACATCTTCATCCCTAGAGATCGAAG AACTGGGGAATCGAGGGGCTTTGCATTTGTGCGCTACAAATACGCTGATGAAGCTCAGAAGGCAGTGGAAAGGCTAGATG gGAGGGTTGTTGATGGTCGCGAAATAACAGTTCAGTTCGCAAAATATGGGCCCAAGGCTGAGAGGAT TCATAAGGGAAGGATTGTTGAAACGCCTTCAAAATCAAGGCACAGGTCCAGAAGTCGCAGCCCTCGGAGAAGGTAC CGAGATGACTCTAGAGATAGGGACTCTAGGAAGAGAAGTAGGAGCAGAAGCAGGGACAGGGACAGGTCTGACCGTGACAGGTACCGTGCAAAGGACAAAGATTATCGTAGACGGAGCAGGAGTCGCAGTGCCAGTCCTGATTACTCCAGAGGACGTGGTAGAAGCCGTTATGATGATGAGCGGCGAAGTAGCAGCCGATCTAGGGATAG TCTCTCCCCTCGGCGGAGCCTGGAACCTCGAAGGAGTTATTCCCCACGTAAGAACTCCCCTGTGAAAGGTGAAAGCCCTGATAGACGCAGCCGTGATGGTGGGTCTCCAATCCCTCGAAGTGCTTCTCCACGAGGTCGGCCTGCTGCGTCTCGTAGCCCATCCCCGCGAAATTCAGATGTTGAT GAATGA
- the LOC118029316 gene encoding uncharacterized protein, whose amino-acid sequence MQPTPPILDFLLDPSNGSASKKFRDNIRAYNSMFAFTSMGAKIDTSVNDQPAPYVFKISSHCHHLMGSLLPVDGESPKFAQLYVFDTAHEVANRLLPFTRGSKSSSLDENIVVDLLRMLDETNELAKLFRKARDKTQNIQSIDYKLRLLGKRNHDSRQYDDPTSNDIGGLVVGDIGDFFSERDIIIESFSGSLKRISKLHPKFMALQYPLLFPYGEDGYSYNIMFVNQGHEKTRKRSRVPMRAYYAYLINERPGCDNSIIKGGRLYQQFLVDAFVNVEEDRLDYIRANKKDLRSEIYKGIHEAVLNRDVEGFSTGKIIVPSSLTGSPRYMINNYQDAMAICRAYGNPDLSITFTSEIPDKLTDPKCYEIVSRFMMHGPCGLANPKSQCVMIFKDNFVIKNGIQLNNRYVVPYNRELLLRYNAHINIEICCQSMLIKYLFKYVSKGSDRCRVVVEKDRADEIHTYMNCRFICPYEAVWHLLQFPIHSRSPPVERLQIHLPLHQNVVYSGNESLPSILQKPGIEKTMLTEWFTRNRIDHEARQLYYSEFPYKYVWDAGKKEWIPRSKGFSLGRLTYVHPASGELYFLRLLLNHFRGALSFDYLKNVSGIVHPTFQLACKTLGLLGDDKEWEAKFLLNKFWRSMYDDIITRFKSSFAMPNLKLFDDELKNYVLYELELLFNVAGTSLEKQKLPMLDGGLLSEIKNKLLREELNYDIADLICQHSSAFPQLNQCQLNVYDCVVKSVLEKRQELIFVHSHGGTGKTFLWHTIINRLRSDGLIVLAVASLGIASLLLPGGHTAHSRFKIPLTVSDTSSCEIKKKTDLARLLQMTSLIVWDEAPMNNRCCFEALDRSLRDVLTNGNDLPNDKPFGGKSILLGGDFRQILPVIPGGTKEDIVHASLCSSNLWSKFKVLTLTENMRLSSNGLSNDQKKELAIFANWILAIGDGTQHDVLFPDDYDASMIKIPQDLLLEPGSNSILAIVSAVYPSIRDIDIDPCYFRERAIVTPRNATVSEINDFILNMLPGMKRIYLSTDTVCKTSSDGDNADILYPVEFINQLEFNGVPSHTISLRIGTPIMLLRNLNLSAGLCNGTRLIVTQLAERVIKAQIITSSFIGNRVFIPRIVFPINDAKCPFTIKRRQFPIRPCYAMTINKSQGQSLKVVGVFLKDQVFTHGQLYVALSQVTSRQGLKIITCDAEGNHSIYVKNIVYKDVLSSLSVS is encoded by the exons ATGCAACCAACTCCTCCaattcttgattttcttcttgatCCCAGCAATGGCTCTGCCTCAAAAAAATTTCGGGACAATATACGAGCTTATAACTCTATGTTTGCTTTCACATCAATGGGTGCAAAGATTGATACTTCTGTTAATGATCAACCAGCTCCATATGTGTTTAAGATAAGCAGTCATTGTCATCATTTAATGGGCTCCCTCTTACCTGTTGATGGAGAATCACCAAAGTTTGCACAGCTCTATGTGTTTGACACTGCTCATGAAGTTGCAAATAGACTTTTACCATTTACAAGAGGCTCCAAATCATCATCTCTGGATGAGAATATTGTTGTGGATCTTTTAAGAATGCTTGATGAAACAAACGAGCTTGCCAAATTGTTTCGCAAAGCTAGAGACAAAACTCAAAATATTCAATCTATTGATTATAAACTTCGCTTGCTTGGAAAACGAAACCATGATTCACGCCAATATGATGATCCTACATCAAATGACATTGGTGGATTGGTTGTTGGAGATATTGGAGATTTTTTCTCGGAACGAGATATAATTATTGAATCCTTTTCAGGTTCTTTAAAAAGGATCTCAAAATTACATCCAAAATTCATGGCATTACAATATCCCCTTTTGTTTCCTTATGGTGAAGATGGCTACTcctataatattatgtttgttaaCCAAGGAcatgaaaaaacaaggaaaaggtCAAGAGTTCCGATGCGAGCTTATTATGCTTACCTTATCAATGAAAGGCCTGGGTGCGATAATTCCATCATTAAAGGAGGTCGTTTGTACCAACAATTCTTGGTCGATgcatttgttaatgttgaagaaGATCGTCTTGATTATATCAGagctaataaaaaagatttgcgTTCAGAAATTTATAAAGGTATCCATGAAGCTGTGCTTAATAGGGATGTTGAAGGTTTCTCAACTGGGAAAATCATTGTTCCATCTTCTTTAACTGGTAGCCCACGTTATATGATCAATAATTACCAGGATGCAATGGCTATATGTAGAGCCTATGGGAATCCTGACCTATCTATTACATTCACAT CTGAAATCCCTGACAAACTTACAGATCCAAAATGCTATGAAATTGTTTCAAGATTCATGATGCATGGTCCATGTGGTCTTGCAAATCCAAAATCTCAGT GCGTCATGATCTTTAAAGacaattttgttataaaaaatggCATTCAGCTCAACAACAGATATGTTGTTCCATATAATAGAGAACTCTTATTACGATATAATGCCCACATAAATATTGAGATCTGTTGTCAGTCAATGTTAATTAAGTATCTTTTTAAGTACGTAAGCAAGGGATCTGACAGATGTAGAGTTGTTGTTGAAAAAGATCGTGCTGATGAGATCCATACGTATATGAATTGTCGTTTTATATGCCCATATGAAGCGGTCTGGCATCTTCTACAATTTCCAATACATTCAAGATCACCTCCTGTTGAGCGACTTCAAATCCATTTGCCATTGCATCAAAATGTTGTTTACTCAGGAAATGAAAGTCTACCATCAATACTTCAAAAACCAggtattgaaaaaacaatgctCACAGAATGGTTCACACGTAATAGAATTGATCATGAAGCACGCCAGCTTTACTACTCAGAATTTCCATATAAATATGTTTGGGATGCTGGTAAAAAAGAATGGATTCCAAGATCAAAAGGTTTTAGTCTTGGTCGATTAACATATGTTCACCCTGCCTCAGGAGAGCTTTATTTTCTAAGACTACTCCTTAACCATTTCAGAGGAGCATTGAGCTTTGACTATCTAAAAAATGTTTCAGGTATTGTGCATCCAACATTTCAACTTGCTTGCAAGACCTTGGGACTTTTAGGGGATGATAAAGAATGGGAAGCC AAGTTTTTGCTCAATAAATTTTGGCGCTCAATGTATGATGATATTATCACCCGTTTCAAATCCAGTTTTGCCATGCCTAATCTTAAATTATTCGATGATGAGCTTAAAAACTATGTTCTATATGAGCTTGAGCTTCTTTTCAATGTTGCTGGCACATCTCTTGAAAAGCAGAAGCTTCCAATGCTTGATGGGGGTTTATTGTCagaaataaagaataaactTTTGAGAGAAGAGCTTAACTACGATATTGCAGATCTTATATGTCAACATTCATCAGCTTTCCCACAACTCAATCAATGTCAACTAAATGTTTATGATTGTGTTGTTAAATCTGTCCTtgaaaaaagacaagaattaatttttgttcataGCCATGGAGGAACTGGGAAAACATTTTTGTGGCATACAATAATCAATCGGTTGAGATCAGATGGTTTGATTGTCCTTGCTGTTGCATCATTGGGAATTGCATCACTTTTGCTTCCTGGTGGTCATACAGCTCATTCAAGATTTAAGATCCCTCTTACTGTTTCTGATACTTCATCATgcgagattaagaaaaaaaccgaTCTTGCACGACTTCTACAAATGACCTCTCTAATTGTATGGGATGAGGCTCCAATGAATAATCGGTGTTGCTTTGAAGCATTAGACCGCTCGCTTCGTGATGTCCTAACAAATGGTAATGACTTGCCCAATGATAAACCATTCGGtggaaaatcaattttattaggaGGAGATTTCAGGCAGATTTTACCTGTTATTCCCGGAGGAACAAAGGAAGACATTGTTCATGCATCTCTTTGCAGCTCTAATTTGTGGTCTAAATTTAAAGTTCTCACTCTTACAGAGAATATGAGGCTATCATCCAATGGACTTTCAAATGATCAAAAGAAAGAACTTGCTATTTTTGCCAACTGGATTCTTGCAATTGGTGATGGAACTCAACATGATGTTTTATTCCCTGATGATTATGATGCATCCATGATTAAAATACCACAAGATCTTTTGCTTGAACCTGGATCTAACTCTATATTGGCAATTGTTTCAGCAGTGTATCCCTCTATTCGTGATATCGATATTGATCCATGCTATTTTAGAGAGAGAGCAATTGTAACTCCAAGAAATGCTACAGTTTCTGAGATCAATGATTTTATCTTAAACATGTTGCCAGGAATGAAGCGAATTTACCTAAGTACTGATACTGTTTGCAAAACATCGAGCGATGGTGATAATGCAGATATTTTGTATCCCGTTGAATTTATCAATCAACTTGAGTTCAATGGAGTGCCATCCCACACAATTTCCTTGAGAATTGGCACACCAATAATGCTTTTACGCAATCTTAATTTATCAGCTGGTTTATGTAACGGAACAAGACTTATTGTTACGCAACTTGCTGAGAGGGTCATAAAAGCTCAAATAATAACAAGCTCTTTTATTGGCAATCGTGTATTTATTCCCAGGATTGTTTTTCCAATAAATGATGCAAAATGTCCATTCACAATTAAAcgaagacaatttcctataagaCCGTGTTATGCtatgacaataaataaaagtcaaGGACAATCATTGAAAGTTGTCGGGGTTTTTCTCAAGGATCAAGTTTTCACTCATGGACAATTGTATGTTGCTCTTTCACAGGTTACATCAAGACAAGGACTGAAGATTATCACATGCGATGCTGAAGGAAATCATTCAATCTATGTGAAAAACATTGTGTATAAAGATGTTCTTAGCTCCTTATCAGTATCTTGA
- the LOC118029068 gene encoding uncharacterized protein isoform X2, with protein MSHFGRSGPPDIADTYSLLVLNITFRTTADDLFPLFDKYGKVVDIFIPRDRRTGESRGFAFVRYKYADEAQKAVERLDGRVVDGREITVQFAKYGPKAERIHKGRIVETPSKSRHRSRSRSPRRRDRDSRKRSRSRSRDRDRSDRDRYRAKDKDYRRRSRSRSASPDYSRGRGRSRYDDERRSSSRSRDSLSPRRSLEPRRSYSPRKNSPVKGESPDRRSRDGGSPIPRSASPRGRPAASRSPSPRNSDVDE; from the exons ATGTCTCACTTCGGCAGGTCTGGCCCTCCAGACATCGCCGACACATACTCTCTTCTCGTCCTCAACATCACCTTCC GCACTACTGCTGATGATCTGTTTCCGCTATTCGACAAGTACGGCAAGGTTGTTGACATCTTCATCCCTAGAGATCGAAG AACTGGGGAATCGAGGGGCTTTGCATTTGTGCGCTACAAATACGCTGATGAAGCTCAGAAGGCAGTGGAAAGGCTAGATG gGAGGGTTGTTGATGGTCGCGAAATAACAGTTCAGTTCGCAAAATATGGGCCCAAGGCTGAGAGGAT TCATAAGGGAAGGATTGTTGAAACGCCTTCAAAATCAAGGCACAGGTCCAGAAGTCGCAGCCCTCGGAGAAG AGATAGGGACTCTAGGAAGAGAAGTAGGAGCAGAAGCAGGGACAGGGACAGGTCTGACCGTGACAGGTACCGTGCAAAGGACAAAGATTATCGTAGACGGAGCAGGAGTCGCAGTGCCAGTCCTGATTACTCCAGAGGACGTGGTAGAAGCCGTTATGATGATGAGCGGCGAAGTAGCAGCCGATCTAGGGATAG TCTCTCCCCTCGGCGGAGCCTGGAACCTCGAAGGAGTTATTCCCCACGTAAGAACTCCCCTGTGAAAGGTGAAAGCCCTGATAGACGCAGCCGTGATGGTGGGTCTCCAATCCCTCGAAGTGCTTCTCCACGAGGTCGGCCTGCTGCGTCTCGTAGCCCATCCCCGCGAAATTCAGATGTTGAT GAATGA
- the LOC118029307 gene encoding uncharacterized protein yields the protein MLENIRGEELRITLWGDSARDFDGLALHNLPSPVIIAFAGFRVTKFKGKPNLNSTAASLWYFNPDIPECLAYKHFFAQLPVEIQQLPSSSNVVLSIEEQIKENRRTIHEILCMNPYEHKHLRFTCQASIVDFDFPNSWWYPSCPKCNKKLSGGENNYTCMDHDAITSLPVPWFRLECIVTDGEDVTNFLLFGKTAENFFRSSAHHYVYDKKIIDPSVLPPAMAAKLNKSMIFQLRFGTFRSITNRCEVIITNIFDDSINKSIHPLETATPEAKSSPTSKTSTPLSYMKQVLKAPSTPQNTVTQLRIAPDSLETPPWNISPNKETSINSEARRALDFEDATQQVRQVYISPHFLYIFFSLTRAKFNGS from the exons ATGCTTGAGAACATTCG TGGTGAGGAGCTTCGCATAACTCTTTGGGGTGATAGTGCTAGAGATTTTGATGGACTCGCTCTTCATAACCTGCCATCTCCTGTTATCATTGCGTTTGCTGGATTTCGTGTCACGAAATTTAAGg GAAAACCAAATCTTAACAGTACAGCCGCCTCTCTTTGGTACTTCAATCCAGACATACCAGAATGCTTGGCATATAAACATTT CTTTGCACAGCTACCTGTTGAAATACAACAACTCCCTTCATCATCAAATGTTGTTTTATCGATAGAggaacaaatcaaagaaaataggAGAACAATACATGAGATTCTTTGCATGAATCCTTATGAGcacaag CATCTAAGATTCACCTGTCAAGCTTCGATTGTTGACTTTGATTTTCCCAATAGCTGGTGGTATCCAAGCTGTccaaaatgcaacaaaaaactTAGTGGGGGCGAAAACAATTACACATGCATGGATCATGATGCTATCACCTCTCTTCCAGTTCCATG gTTTCGCTTAGAATGCATTGTTACCGATGGAGAAGATGTCACTAATTTTCTTCTATTTGGGAAAACTGCTGAGAACTTTTTTAGATCATCGGCCCACCATTATgtctatgataaaaaaattattgatccCTCAGTTCTTCCTCCTGCCATGGCAGCAAAGTTGAACAAAAGCATGATTTTTCAGCTTCGATTTGGTACTTTCAGATCCATCACCAACAGATGTGAGGTTATCATTACTAATATCTTTGACGACAGCATAAATAAGAGCATCCATCCTCTAGAAACAGCAACTCCAGAAGCTAAATCATCTCCTACATCCAAGACATCTACTCCATTAAGCTATATGAAACAGGTTCTTAAAGCTCCATCAACTCCACAGAATACTGTCACACAACTCAGGATTGCTCCTGATTCCTTGGAGACACCACCTTGGAACATATCACCAAACAAGGAAACAAGCATAAACAGTGAAGCACGACGTGCACTTGATTTTGAAGATGCAACACAGCAGGTCAGGCAAGTTTACATTTCCCCACactttctttacatttttttttccttaacacGTGCTAAATTTAATGGTTCTTAA